In the genome of Pseudobdellovibrionaceae bacterium, one region contains:
- a CDS encoding acetyl-CoA C-acyltransferase, protein MSEVFIVAAKRTAIGAFQGGLSSIPATTLGAISIKASVEQSGLNPELIQECIMGHVLNAGCGQAPARQAALGGGLSESCQALTINKVCGSGLKAVMLATDSILLGHSQAIVAGGQENMSLSPHLLEKSRLGFRMGPATMTDSMIKDGLWDPYNNFHMGNAAELCVTKYKISRQEQDDFAKQSYEWAQAAQTKGYFKKELCPVEVKQRKGSSIVEEDEEPKKAKLEKISSLRPAFDKDGSITAANASKLNDGAASFVLASQDCVSKQNLKPLAKIISQASFAQDPKWFTTAPVAAMKKALKKANLTINDIDLFEINEAFSVVTMVAIKDLNIPREKVNVHGGAVALGHPIGASGARILNTLVYALKQHNKKYGMASLCIGGGEAVAVIVENI, encoded by the coding sequence ATGTCTGAAGTTTTTATTGTTGCTGCAAAACGCACCGCCATTGGAGCTTTTCAAGGTGGGCTTTCGAGTATCCCTGCCACAACGCTAGGAGCAATTAGCATTAAAGCCAGTGTCGAACAATCTGGTCTTAATCCAGAACTCATTCAAGAATGTATTATGGGCCATGTGCTTAATGCGGGTTGTGGACAAGCCCCTGCCAGACAAGCCGCTTTAGGAGGAGGACTTTCCGAATCTTGCCAAGCCTTAACTATTAATAAAGTGTGTGGCTCGGGACTAAAAGCCGTTATGCTAGCCACTGATAGTATTTTACTGGGACACAGCCAAGCTATTGTTGCTGGAGGACAAGAAAACATGAGCCTTAGCCCTCATTTATTAGAAAAATCTCGCTTGGGATTTCGCATGGGGCCTGCAACAATGACAGACAGCATGATTAAAGATGGACTATGGGATCCTTATAATAATTTTCACATGGGTAATGCTGCAGAACTTTGTGTAACAAAATATAAAATTTCTAGACAAGAGCAAGATGACTTTGCCAAACAAAGTTATGAATGGGCTCAAGCCGCGCAAACTAAAGGGTATTTTAAAAAAGAACTTTGCCCTGTGGAAGTAAAACAACGAAAAGGTAGCAGTATTGTTGAAGAAGACGAAGAACCTAAAAAAGCAAAGTTAGAAAAAATTTCGAGCCTTCGCCCCGCTTTTGACAAAGACGGTAGCATTACTGCAGCCAATGCCAGTAAATTAAATGACGGAGCCGCAAGTTTTGTTTTAGCCAGTCAAGATTGCGTTAGCAAACAAAACTTAAAACCTTTAGCAAAAATTATTAGCCAAGCAAGCTTTGCTCAAGACCCAAAATGGTTTACCACAGCCCCTGTTGCCGCAATGAAAAAGGCTTTAAAAAAAGCCAACCTAACTATAAATGACATTGATCTTTTTGAAATTAACGAAGCCTTTAGTGTGGTAACTATGGTAGCCATAAAAGATTTAAATATTCCAAGAGAAAAAGTAAATGTCCATGGTGGAGCCGTGGCACTAGGCCACCCCATTGGTGCCAGTGGTGCAAGAATTTTAAACACTTTAGTTTACGCACTAAAACAACATAATAAAAAATATGGAATGGCCTCTTTATGTATTGGAGGAGGAGAAGCCGTAGCAGTGATTGTAGAAAATATTTAA
- a CDS encoding Rieske 2Fe-2S domain-containing protein, with product MKWHKVAEVNSLKEGRVRSVVINNKTIALTKYKGKYGALDNACPHQGGPLSEGSIEKGYLRCPWHGWDFCPHSGKSPGSHDDGIATYPVEEREDGVYIQLKDKEKPKKTISDLMVETLTNWGIDSVFGMVGHSNLGFASALEKQEKNKKLRFFGIRHEGAAAFACSGYAKTIGKPAACFTIAGPGATNLLTGLWDAKVDRAPVLALTGQVNTQVLGPGAFQEIDLLSAFDAVSTFSQTVLKSSNQIELVNLAVKNAILKRDVSHLILPDEVQTIEVSESEKAGTPEGRLPNMAIAPAIESLNKAVEAIKKSKRPLFIVGYGARSAMPDIIQYAETLNAAVITTFKAKGQISDSHPLAGGVLGRSGTPVASWLMNESDLLIVLGSSFSNHTGITAKKTIIQVDFEPMQIGKFHSVDIPVLGDIGVTVKSLSKLTGSKSVDIKKEVLERWNIWRAEKTSRAKDDRKKGVGSAALFKTLQEKIPEDAVIPVDVGNNAYSFGRYFECKNQTILMSGYLGSIGFAFPAAMGAWAAVKGKRKVVSVSGDGGFGQYMNELTTAVKYKMNITHILLNNNELGKISKEQLAGEWNIWQTSLQNPNFAKYAQNCGALGIQVKTINELEEALEQALNYTQGPSLIEVITDSKLI from the coding sequence ATGAAATGGCATAAAGTTGCAGAAGTTAATTCTTTAAAAGAAGGCAGAGTTCGCTCTGTAGTTATTAATAATAAAACCATTGCCTTAACAAAGTACAAAGGAAAATATGGTGCTTTAGATAATGCCTGCCCTCACCAAGGTGGACCATTAAGTGAAGGCTCTATTGAAAAAGGTTATCTTCGTTGCCCGTGGCATGGTTGGGATTTTTGCCCCCACTCTGGAAAATCTCCAGGCAGTCATGACGATGGCATAGCCACTTATCCTGTGGAGGAAAGAGAAGATGGCGTTTACATTCAATTAAAAGATAAAGAAAAACCGAAAAAAACCATCAGCGACCTTATGGTAGAAACTTTAACTAACTGGGGAATAGACAGCGTTTTTGGAATGGTAGGTCACTCTAATTTAGGTTTTGCTTCTGCTTTAGAAAAACAAGAAAAAAATAAAAAATTACGATTTTTTGGAATTCGTCACGAAGGGGCCGCCGCCTTTGCTTGCTCGGGTTATGCCAAAACCATAGGCAAACCCGCCGCGTGTTTTACTATCGCAGGCCCTGGTGCTACTAATTTACTTACGGGTTTATGGGATGCAAAAGTAGACCGAGCGCCCGTGTTAGCCTTAACAGGACAAGTTAATACTCAAGTGTTAGGCCCTGGGGCTTTTCAAGAAATTGATTTGCTTTCTGCCTTTGATGCGGTTTCTACTTTTAGTCAAACCGTTTTAAAAAGCTCTAACCAAATAGAGTTAGTCAACTTAGCGGTAAAAAATGCCATTCTTAAAAGAGATGTTAGTCATTTAATTTTACCAGACGAAGTACAAACCATAGAAGTTAGTGAAAGTGAAAAAGCAGGAACTCCCGAAGGCCGATTACCCAACATGGCCATAGCCCCCGCTATAGAATCTTTAAACAAAGCGGTAGAGGCTATTAAAAAAAGTAAACGACCATTATTTATTGTGGGCTACGGCGCTCGCTCTGCTATGCCCGATATTATTCAATATGCAGAAACACTAAATGCCGCAGTCATTACCACTTTTAAAGCAAAGGGCCAAATTTCTGATTCCCATCCTTTAGCGGGAGGGGTGCTGGGAAGAAGTGGAACTCCTGTGGCCAGTTGGTTAATGAACGAATCCGATTTACTTATTGTTTTAGGATCTTCTTTTTCTAATCATACAGGCATCACTGCGAAAAAAACCATTATACAAGTGGATTTTGAACCCATGCAAATTGGAAAATTTCACTCTGTGGATATACCCGTGTTAGGAGATATTGGTGTTACTGTAAAAAGTTTAAGCAAACTTACTGGTAGCAAAAGCGTAGATATTAAAAAAGAAGTTTTAGAACGCTGGAATATTTGGAGAGCCGAAAAAACTTCTCGCGCTAAAGATGATAGAAAAAAAGGAGTGGGTTCGGCGGCTTTATTTAAAACTTTGCAAGAAAAAATTCCAGAAGACGCAGTAATACCTGTAGATGTGGGTAATAATGCATATTCTTTTGGAAGGTACTTTGAATGTAAAAACCAAACGATTTTAATGTCTGGATACTTAGGTTCCATTGGGTTTGCCTTCCCTGCTGCTATGGGAGCATGGGCTGCGGTAAAGGGGAAAAGAAAAGTGGTTTCTGTGAGTGGTGATGGTGGCTTTGGCCAGTATATGAATGAACTTACCACTGCGGTAAAATATAAAATGAATATTACTCATATTTTATTAAATAATAATGAATTGGGAAAAATTTCTAAAGAACAACTGGCTGGGGAATGGAATATTTGGCAAACCTCCCTACAGAATCCAAACTTTGCAAAGTACGCCCAAAACTGTGGAGCTTTAGGCATACAAGTAAAAACTATTAACGAATTAGAAGAAGCTTTAGAACAGGCCTTAAATTATACACAAGGCCCGTCGCTAATAGAAGTTATAACCGATTCTAAACTGATTTAA